Proteins from a genomic interval of Desulfovibrio piger:
- a CDS encoding sigma-54 interaction domain-containing protein yields the protein MKRHQETPSTDPSAPDQKGAAPSTSPVLPSHRQRVRETVSELRLLFDLSQVIDHSRDISHSLEATLSLMAQHLHMMRGMITLVSPHTGEIRIEVAHGLNPAEQRRGHYALGEGVTGRVIQSGQPMVVSNVSASPIFLNRTRSRDLQKDTIAFICVPIKFEDEVLGALSVDRVFADAVTLEEDERILTIIASMIAHAARARQNVMDERVAAIEENMRLRNALSAPLRPHGFVGNSDAMRLVYEQISQVAPSTTTVLLYGESGTGKELAAHAIHSAGKRSKGPFISLNCAALPENLIESELFGHEKGAFTGASGIRKGRFELADGGTLFLDEVGELSLLTQAKLLRVLQERCFERLGGTESLSVDVRIITATNRDLARMVEEGTFRRDLYYRLNVFPIHMPPLRERQNDIQPLAAYFVDKYAAANGRSGIRISLAVMDMLQRYSWPGNIRELENVMERAVLLVGQDGLILPQHLPRELHSTHCPFGPEAHKGAVEPYTASGTLQDRLDELERACITDALARHKGHMGHAAQALGLTERVMALRMKKHGISYKDFRQH from the coding sequence ATGAAACGACACCAAGAGACGCCATCGACGGATCCTTCCGCCCCTGATCAGAAAGGGGCGGCTCCCTCCACATCTCCTGTGCTGCCGTCGCATCGGCAGCGCGTACGTGAAACGGTCAGCGAGCTGCGGCTGCTGTTCGACCTTTCCCAGGTCATCGACCATTCCCGCGACATCAGCCACAGCCTGGAGGCGACGCTCTCTCTGATGGCGCAGCACCTGCACATGATGCGGGGCATGATCACCCTCGTGTCTCCCCATACCGGCGAGATCCGCATCGAGGTGGCCCACGGTCTGAATCCCGCCGAGCAGCGGCGGGGCCATTATGCGCTGGGTGAGGGCGTCACGGGGCGCGTCATCCAGAGCGGCCAGCCCATGGTCGTTTCCAATGTTTCGGCCAGCCCCATCTTTTTGAACCGTACCCGTTCCCGTGACCTGCAAAAGGATACCATCGCCTTCATCTGTGTGCCCATCAAGTTCGAGGACGAGGTCCTGGGCGCCCTTTCCGTGGACCGTGTCTTTGCGGATGCCGTGACGCTGGAAGAAGACGAGCGCATCCTGACCATCATCGCGTCCATGATCGCCCATGCGGCCAGGGCGCGGCAGAACGTCATGGACGAGCGCGTTGCGGCCATCGAAGAGAACATGCGCCTGCGCAATGCGCTGTCCGCGCCGCTGCGTCCGCACGGTTTTGTCGGCAATTCCGATGCCATGCGCCTTGTCTATGAGCAGATCTCGCAGGTGGCGCCTTCCACGACGACGGTGCTGCTGTACGGCGAGAGCGGCACAGGCAAGGAGCTGGCCGCCCATGCCATCCATTCCGCCGGCAAGCGGAGCAAGGGGCCGTTCATCTCGCTGAACTGTGCGGCCTTGCCGGAAAACCTCATCGAAAGCGAACTGTTCGGCCATGAGAAGGGAGCTTTTACCGGTGCTTCGGGCATACGCAAGGGACGCTTCGAGCTGGCGGATGGCGGGACGCTCTTTCTTGATGAAGTGGGGGAACTTTCCCTGCTGACGCAGGCCAAGCTGCTGCGTGTCCTGCAGGAGCGCTGTTTCGAGCGTCTGGGCGGTACGGAGAGCCTGTCCGTGGACGTGCGCATCATCACGGCCACCAACAGGGATCTGGCCCGCATGGTGGAGGAGGGCACGTTCCGCCGCGACCTCTATTACCGTCTGAATGTGTTCCCCATCCACATGCCGCCCCTGCGCGAACGGCAGAACGACATCCAGCCGCTGGCGGCCTATTTTGTAGACAAGTACGCTGCGGCCAACGGACGCTCAGGCATCCGCATCTCGCTGGCCGTCATGGACATGCTGCAACGTTATTCCTGGCCCGGCAATATCCGTGAGCTGGAGAACGTCATGGAGCGGGCCGTGCTCCTGGTCGGTCAGGATGGCCTGATCCTGCCCCAGCATCTGCCGCGTGAACTGCACAGTACGCATTGCCCGTTCGGCCCGGAGGCGCACAAGGGGGCTGTGGAGCCCTATACGGCTTCCGGCACCTTGCAGGATCGTCTCGACGAGCTGGAGCGCGCCTGCATCACCGATGCCCTTGCCCGGCACAAGGGGCACATGGGGCATGCGGCCCAGGCCCTAGGGCTCACGGAGCGCGTCATGGCCCTGCGTATGAAGAAACATGGCATCAGCTACAAGGATTTCCGCCAGCACTGA